The DNA segment CGGGTAGAACCGCCGGACCTCCTGCGCGAAGGCCAGGGCGAACGCGGGATCGCCGCCCCGCAGCGCCACCCGGTGGCCGGGCCGGCGGTGCAGCGCGTGCGCGGCGAACACGGCGAACCAGGTGACCGCCACGGTCGGGCGCAGGATGTTGAGCACCTCGACGGCCGCCGTCCGGGCATCGAGGAGCGCGCCGCCGGCGTCGCGGTGGTGGACGACGGTGTGGAACGGGGTACCGCGCTCGCCGTCGCCCGCGGGCCGGCCGTCGCCGGAGTGCGAGGCGCGGACCGCGTGCCCGGCGCCGACCGCTGGGGCCGCCGCGTCGGCGCGTTCCGCCTCGACCAGCCGGGCCACCCGCCTCTCCTGGCGGCACCGGGCCCGCCGGGCACGCAGCCGGCGGGGCCCGGCGCTCGCGAACCCGTCCACCATGGCCACCAGATCGCGCGCCACGCCGTCCGCCCCGGCCTCCGGCAGCGGCACCCCGGCCCAGGCGTGCACGGCGCGCGTGAGCACCCCGGCCACCTCGTCGAACAGCACCACCCGGCCCCGGCCCGCCCAGCCGGCGGCGGCCCGCCGCCACTCCAGGCCGACGTGGTCGGTCAGGGCCCGCACGGCCGCCGGGTCGCTCAGCAGCCGGACGAACATGCCCTTGCGGACCCGGTGCGGCTCACCGTCCAGCGTGTGCACCGCGCCCTGCCCGAACAGGGTGTCGATGACCGGCTCGGGCAGCGCCCCGTGGCGGCGGATGTGCTTCTCGTCGTAGAAGAAGCGCACGGCCGCCGGGCCGTGCAGCGCGATCACCCGCCTGCCGAGCAGCCGGGTGCGGACCGGCGCGCCCCCGCCGCGCCGCCTGCGGTCGGGCAGCCACGCGTAGCCCTCCAGCAGCAGGGGCAGGGTGCTGTCGGCCATGAGGTCTCCGTAGAACATCCGTGGAACGGGGGCGGGAGGTGCGCGCGGTGGCGAGGCGGCCGGGGACGGGACGGGCCGGGCGCGCCCTTGTCGATCCTGGGCGCCCCCGGAGCGGCGCGCGACTCGGAGTCCGCTGGACGGCGCTGCGGCTGTGGTCCCAACCGGCAGCGCCTGCTCCCGCGTACGCCGGGAGCCTGGTGGCCGAGTACCCGCACCGGTCGCGGCCATGCGGGAACGGCCGGACCGCTTCCGGACGGCCGGCCCCGCGCCCCGGGGCCGAACCGGGCATTCCGGTTGAACCCGCGTTCTGCGGGAACCCGGCCCTCGGAAGACCGGGCGGGCCCGCCCGCACGACGACCGGGAGGAACCGAGCAGACATGGGACGGCATGCCGAAATCGTCCGCGCCCTGGCCATGAGGGCGACGGGGGCGAAACTCAGATCGGACGGCGCGGCCCTGGGCGACGAGGCCCTGAAGGCGGAGGGACGCCGGCGCGAGACCGCCGGACGGATCGCCCGGGCCGAGGCGAAGGCGGCCCGGCGCACGGCCCGCCACTGAACCGGCGCCCCGAACGCCGGCCGACCCCCTCACCCGACAGCGAGGAGACCACTCATGCGTGCACTGACCTGGCAGGCGAAGCGCGACGTCCGCGTCGAGACCGTTCCCGACCCGGTCATCCAGGACCCGACCGACATCATCATCCGGGTCACCTCCACGGGCATCTGCGGATCGGACCTCCACCTGTACGAAGTCCTCGGGCCCTACCTCGACCCCGGCGACATCCTGGGCCACGAGGCGATGGGCGTCGTCGAGGTCACCGGACCGGACGTGACCGCCGTGGCACGCGGCGACCGCGTCGTCATCCCGTTCAACGTCTCCTGCGGCACCTGCTTCATGTGCGCCCAGGGCCTGCACTCCCAGTGCGAAACCACCCAGGTCCGGGCGTACGGCACAGGCGCCGCGCTCTTCGGCTACACCAAGCTGTACGGGCAGGTGCCCGGCGGACAGGCCGAACTGCTGCGCGTACCCTTCGGCAACACCCTGCCCGTCAAGGTGCCCGAAGGGCCACCCGACGACCGCTTCGTCTATCTGTCGGACGTGCTGCCCACCGCCTGGCAGGCCGTCGAGTACGCCGCGATCCCGCCCGGCGGCAGCGTCACCGTCCTCGGACTCGGCCCCATCGGCGACATGGCGGCCCGCATCGCCCTCCACCGAGGCGCCGGCCTGGTCATCGGCGTGGACCTCGTCCACGAACGCCTCGCCCGCTCCGCCGCGCGCGGCGTCCAGGTCCTCGACCTCGGCCGCTACGGCAAGGACCTGCCGCAGGCCGTCCGGGACCTCACCGGCGGACGCGGCACCGACGCGGTCATCGACGCCGTCGGCATGGAGGCGCACACCACCGGCACGCCGATCGGCAAGGCCGGCCAGTGGGCGACCGGGCTGCTCCCCGACGCGGCGGCCCGCAAACTCATGGAACACGCGGGCATCGACCGCCTCTCCGCCCTCCTCACCGCGATCGACGCGGTGCGCAGGGGCGGCACCATCTCCGTCTCCGGCGTGTACGGCGGCGCCGCCGACCCGCTGCCCCTGCTCACCCTGTTCGACAAGCAGATCCAGTTGCGCATGGGACAGGCGAACGTGAAGCGCTGGGTGCCCGACATCCTCCCCCTGCTCGGGGACGACGACCCGCTGGGCGTCGACGGCTTCGCCACCCACCATCTGCCGCTGGAGGACGCGCCGAAGGCGTACGAGACGTTCCAGGCGAAGGCCGACGGCATGGTCAAGACGCTCCTGCGGCCCTGACCCCGGCGCACACCGCGCCGGGCCCGGCAACCGCGGCGCGACGGAAGGAGTCACCGTGAACGCATCGCAACGGCCGCGCGTCGTCGTCACGGGCGCGACCGGCAACGTCGGCACCAGCCTCGTCCGCGCCCTGGCACAGGACCCGGACATCGGCTCGGTCCTCGGACTGGCCCGGCGGCTGCCCGACCTCACCCTCCCCGGCGTCGAGTGGGGCCGGGTGGACCTCTCCCGCCCCGACAGCACCCACAGACTCGGCTCCCTGTTCACCGGCGCCGACGCCGTCGTCCACCTGGCCTGGCGCTTCCAGCCCACCCACGACCCCGTCGTCACCTGGCGCAGCAACGTCGAGGGCACCCTGCGGGTCATCGACGCCGTGCGCACGGCCGGCGTCCCCGCCCTGGTTCACGCCTCCTCCGTGGGCGCGTACTCGCCGGGCCCCAAGCGGGAGCCCGGAGTCGACGAGGGATGGCCGACCCACGGCTGGCCCGACGCCGCGTACTGCCGGGAGAAGGCCTACCTGGAACGCGTCCTGGACACCTTCGAGCTGCGCCATCCGCAGATCCGGGTGGTGCGGATGCGGCCCGGCTTCCTGTTCAAGGAGACCGCCGCACCCGAACAGCGCCGCATCTTCGGCGGCAAGTACCTCCCCGGCGTACTGCTCCGCCCCGACCTGCTGCCCTTCGTCCCCGACCTCGACGGGCTGCGGTTCCAGGTGCTGCACACCGACGACGCGGCCGAGGCGTACCGGCTGGCCGTCCTCGGCGAGGTGCGCGGCCCCTTCAACCTGGCCGCCGACACCGTCACCGACGCCCGTGCGCTCGGCGAACTCCTCGACGCGCGAGTGGTGCGCGCACCCGTCCCGCTGATACGCGGCGCGCTGGCGACCGCCTGGCACGCACGGGCGGTCCCGGCCTCGCCGCACCTCTTCGACGCGGTGCTGCGCCTGCCGGTCATGGACTGTGCCCGGGCGCACGAGGAGCTGGGCTGGCGGCCGCGCCACTCGGCGTCCGAGGCGCTGGCGGCCTTCCTGCGCGGCGTCGTACGGGGCGAGGGCGAGGCCACCGCGCCGCTGGCCGGCAGCCGGTGGAGCTGAGGGAGGGCGCCGGGGCGTACGCGCCCTTCGCCGGCGCGTTCGCCGGGTCGGGCGGGCGGTGCCACCATGGCAACCATGTCCCGCAAGGCGCTCATCGTCATCGACATGATCAACCCGTACGACCACGAGGACGCCGAACTCCTGCTGCCGTCCGCCGAGCGGGCCGTGCCCGTCATCGCGGACATGCTGAAGGCGGCACGGGACAGCGGCACGCTCGTGATCTACGCCAACGACAACTTCGGCGACTGGCGCTCGCACCACGGGGAGATCGTCGAGGCGGCCCTGGCGGGCGCCCGCCCCGACCTCGTCGAACCGCTGCTGCCCGACGAGAACGCGCTCTTCGTCGTCAAGGCCCGGCACTCCATCTTCTACGAGACGCCCCTGCCCTACCTGCTCCACCAGCTGGACGCCGGGCATCTCGTGCTGACCGGCCAGGTGACCGAGCAGTGCATCCTCTACTCCGCGCTGGACGCGCACATCCGCCACCTGGACCTGACCATCCCCGAGGACGGCGTCGCCCACATCCACGCCGACCTGGCCGACGCGGCCCTGCGGATGACCGAACGCAACATGGGCGCCCGCGTGTGCGCCTCCGAGGACATCGATCTGTGACACCGGCGGGGCACGCCGGCGGGAAGGGAACCCCATGACGCGCGCCGCGCTGTTCGACGTGGACGGCACCCTCGTGGACACCAACTACCTGCACGTCACCGCGTGGTGGGAGGCGTTCCGGCAGACCGGGCACACCGTGGCGATGCCCGCGATCCACCGGGCCATCGGCCTCGGCTCCGAGGACCTCGTCGCCCATCTGCTGGGACCGGGCCGCGACCGGGGCCAGGACGCGGACATCGCAGCCCGGCACTCCACGCTGTACGCCACCCACTTCGAACGCCTGGCCCCCGTCGAAGGCGCCGTCGACCTGCTGCGCGCCCTGGCCGGCCAGGGCTGGACCATCGTCCTGGCCACCTCCGCGTCCGGGCCCGAGCTCGCGGCCCTGCGGCGCGCCCTCGACGCCGACGACGTCATCTCCGGCACGGCCGCCTCCGACGACGTGGACACGGGCAAGCCCGCCCCGGACCCGATCCGCCACGCCCTGGACATCGCCGGGGCCGCCGGCGAGGAGGCCGTGTACATCGGGGACTCCGTCTGGGACATGAAGGCCGCGACCAGGGCCTCGGTGCCCGCCATCGGCCTGCTCTCGGGCGGCATTCCCGCGGCGGACCTGGAGGCGGCCGGCGCCGTCGAGATCCACGACACCCCCGCCGCCCTGCTGGGCCGCCTCGACACCAGCGTCCTCACGCGGATGCGGTCCTAGGGCGCCTTTCGCGCCCTGGCACCACGTTTCGTCCGCCGGGGATCGGTAACCCATCCCATATGGTGCAATTCGGATACACGATGATGACCGAGCAGTCGGGGCCGCGCGCCCTGGTCGCCGACGTGGTGGCGGCCGAGGAGGCGGGCTTCGACTTCTCCGTGACCTCCGACCACTACTTCCCCTGGCTCGCCTCCCAGGGCCACGCCCCGTACGCCTGGAGCGTGCTCGGGGCCGCCGCGCAGGCCACGACGCGCATCCCGCTGATGACGTACGTGACCTGTCCGACGACCCGCTACCACCCCGCCGTCGTGGCGCAGAAGGCCGCGACGCTGCAACTGCTCTCCGAAGGGCGCTTCCGGCTCGGGCTCGGGTCCGGCGAGAGCCTGAACGAACACGTGGTGGGCGGCGGCCGGCCGGACGCCCGGGTGCGCCTGGACAAGCTCGAAGAGGCGGTCGAGATCATCAAGGCGCTCCTGTCCGGCGGCTACGTCAACCACCACGGCGCCCACTTCGATGTGGAGAACGCCAAGCTGTGGGACCTGCCCGACGTGGCCGTCCCGCTCGGGGTCGCCGTCTCGGGCGACCGCTCCTGCGAGATCGCCGGCCGGCTGGCGGACCTCGTCATCGCCACCGAACCCAAGGAGGAGCTGCTCACCGACTTCGACCGGCACGGCGGCGGCGGAAAGCCCCGCGTGGGACAGATCCCCGTCTGCTACGACACCGACCGCGACGCGGCGGTGGAACGCGCCCACGACCAGTTCCGCTGGTGCGTCGGCGGCTGGAAGGTCAACTCCGAGCTGCCCGGCCCCTCCGCCTTCGAGCAGGCCACCCAGTACGTCCGGCCCGACGACATCGCGCACGCGGTGCCCTGCGGCGACGACGTGGGACAGTTCGTCGAAGCGGTCCGCCCCTTCGTCGACGCGGGGTTCACCGAGGTCGCCCTCGTCCAGATCGGCGGCGACCACCAGAAGCCGTTCATCGACTGGGCGCGGGAGAAACTGCTGCCGGCCCTGCGCGCCATGTGACGCCTGGTCACTTCCCGTCTCCGGAATCGGAGACGGAATCAGAGACGGAATCAGAGACGGAATCAGAGGCGGAATCAGAGGCGGAGGCGGAGTCGGCGGCGGAACGCCCGTTGGCCGACCTGGCCAGCGCCCAGGCGGGAAACACGAACCAGCAGACGAACGACCACAGCGCCATCCCGCCCACCAGCCACAGCGCCAGCTGGTTGTGCAGCGCCACGCGCATGATCAGCAGCAGCGCCGAGCACATCGTGCAGAACAGCAGCACCAGCCCGAGCAGGGTGAGCCGCGACGCCCACACCACGGTCTCCGGCTTCAGATGGCGACCGGTGAGCAGCCGGTGGAAGCAGACCGGCCCGATCAGCGCGGCGGCCGTCGCCGAACCCAGGAGCACGGTCACGACATAGATCGTCCGGTCCGCCTCCGGCAGCGTCGTGAAGCGGGGCTGGAACACCACGGCCAGCAGGAAGCCGAAGAGGATCTGCACACCCGTCTGGGCCACCCGCAGCTCCTGGAGCAGCTCCGTCCAGCGCCGGTCCGCCCTCTCCTCGGTCGTCTCGTCGCGCCCCTCGCGGGCGCCGTTCCCGCCCACGCCCACACGTCCGTTGTCCATCCGCGGTCTCCCTCCCATGCGCCGAAACCTCTGTGCGCGGGCCGTGAGGCCCGCGCACAGAGGTGTTCTCCGGCCACGCCCGCTCGTTCAGCGGCTGACGGCCTTGAGGAGCTGCTCCTTGTTCATCGTGGAGCGGCCCTCGATGTTCTTCTTCTTCGCCTCTTCGTACAGCTGGTCCTTCGTGCGACCCTGCGCGCCCTTGTGCGAGCGCTCACCGCCGCGCTGGGAGGCGGACTTGGGGTCGCGCGTCGACGTCCTGCTCGCCGTCTTCGACTCACCGGAACGGGCGCGCTCCTTGTTCACGGTGCGGGCGGCGATCTCCTTGGCGCGCTTCTCGGAGGTGCCGCGCTTCTCCGCGCTCTCCTTCACGTGCTCGTACTGGCGCTCACGCTTGGGGCTCGATCCTGCCGGCATGACGCAGTCCTCCTCGCTCTCGTCCTCGGCCCTCGGGGGTGTCCATCCGGGTTGCCGGAGGGGCCACGTCCGAAACATGGCACCGCCCCGGCGGCGGCGCCCACCGGACCGGGCGGTCGGGTGACGCCCCGCACCGCCCGTACCGCCGCCCGACCGGTTCCGCAGGGCTGATCGGGGCAGCCGCCGCGATGTCCGCACGTGAACCCGCCGACTTCGGGTACCGGGGTTCCTGCGAGCCCTCTGGCCGGCCGGGCCCGGGGCCCATGGACGAGGAGGAACCGGATGACCACGGGAGGGAACGCCCCGGCGGACGGGCAGCGCGGCAGGAGCACGGAAGCGGCGCCCGACCTCCGGTCCCTCCGCCGCGAACTGGACCGGCGCGTCGACGGCGAGGTCCGCTTCGACGCCGGCAGCCGGGGCGCCTACGCGACCGACGGCTCCAACTACCGCCAGGTCCCCCTCGGCGTCGTCGTCCCCCGCACCGTCGACGCGGGAGCCGAAGCGGTCGCCGTCTGCGCCCGGCACGGCGTACCCGTGCTCTCACGCGGCGGCGGCACCAGCCTCGCCGGACAGTGCACCAACGCCGCCGTGGTCATCGACTGGACGAAGTACTGCCACCGGCTGGAGTCCGTCGACGCGTCCGCACGCACCTGCGTGGTGGAGCCCGGCATCGTGCTCGACGAACTCAACCGCCGGCTGGCGGACCGGGGCCTGCGGTTCGGCCCCAAACCCTCCACGCACAGCCACTGCTCCCTCGGTGGAATGATCGGCAACAACTCCTGCGGCGCGTCCGCGCAGGCGTACGGCAAAACCGTCGACAACGTGCGCCGGCTGGAGATCCTCACCTACGACGGGCTGCGCTGCTGGGTCGGCCCCACCAGCGACGAGGAGTACGCCCGGATCGTCGAGCGGGGCGGCCGCCGCGCCGAGATCTACCAGGGGCTGCGCCGCGTCATCGACGCCCACCTGGCCGACGTCCGTCAGGGCTTCCCCGCCATCCCGCGCCGGGTCTCCGGCTACAACCTCGACTCGCTGCTGCCCGAGAAGGGCTTCGACCTGGCCCGCGCCCTCGTCGGCAGCGAGGGCACCCTCGTCACCGTGCTGCGCGCCGAACTCGACCTGGTGCCCGTACCGCCCCACGAGGCGATGCTCGTCCTCGGCTACCCCGACATCTGCGCGGCCGCCGACGACGTCCCCCGCCTGCTGG comes from the Streptomyces sp. NBC_00525 genome and includes:
- a CDS encoding cytochrome P450, which encodes MADSTLPLLLEGYAWLPDRRRRGGGAPVRTRLLGRRVIALHGPAAVRFFYDEKHIRRHGALPEPVIDTLFGQGAVHTLDGEPHRVRKGMFVRLLSDPAAVRALTDHVGLEWRRAAAGWAGRGRVVLFDEVAGVLTRAVHAWAGVPLPEAGADGVARDLVAMVDGFASAGPRRLRARRARCRQERRVARLVEAERADAAAPAVGAGHAVRASHSGDGRPAGDGERGTPFHTVVHHRDAGGALLDARTAAVEVLNILRPTVAVTWFAVFAAHALHRRPGHRVALRGGDPAFALAFAQEVRRFYPFAPFVGGLAADRLTWAGRTIRPGTLVLLDLYGQNHDPDLWPRPYVFDPDRFRGAPVRPDELVPQGGGDPATGHRCPGEDITLAVLSALAVPLADLSYRVPEQDLSIPLGRIPTAPRSGFVIEDVRWPGPQHPFRDQ
- a CDS encoding alcohol dehydrogenase catalytic domain-containing protein is translated as MRALTWQAKRDVRVETVPDPVIQDPTDIIIRVTSTGICGSDLHLYEVLGPYLDPGDILGHEAMGVVEVTGPDVTAVARGDRVVIPFNVSCGTCFMCAQGLHSQCETTQVRAYGTGAALFGYTKLYGQVPGGQAELLRVPFGNTLPVKVPEGPPDDRFVYLSDVLPTAWQAVEYAAIPPGGSVTVLGLGPIGDMAARIALHRGAGLVIGVDLVHERLARSAARGVQVLDLGRYGKDLPQAVRDLTGGRGTDAVIDAVGMEAHTTGTPIGKAGQWATGLLPDAAARKLMEHAGIDRLSALLTAIDAVRRGGTISVSGVYGGAADPLPLLTLFDKQIQLRMGQANVKRWVPDILPLLGDDDPLGVDGFATHHLPLEDAPKAYETFQAKADGMVKTLLRP
- a CDS encoding NAD-dependent epimerase/dehydratase family protein; translation: MNASQRPRVVVTGATGNVGTSLVRALAQDPDIGSVLGLARRLPDLTLPGVEWGRVDLSRPDSTHRLGSLFTGADAVVHLAWRFQPTHDPVVTWRSNVEGTLRVIDAVRTAGVPALVHASSVGAYSPGPKREPGVDEGWPTHGWPDAAYCREKAYLERVLDTFELRHPQIRVVRMRPGFLFKETAAPEQRRIFGGKYLPGVLLRPDLLPFVPDLDGLRFQVLHTDDAAEAYRLAVLGEVRGPFNLAADTVTDARALGELLDARVVRAPVPLIRGALATAWHARAVPASPHLFDAVLRLPVMDCARAHEELGWRPRHSASEALAAFLRGVVRGEGEATAPLAGSRWS
- a CDS encoding cysteine hydrolase family protein, whose amino-acid sequence is MSRKALIVIDMINPYDHEDAELLLPSAERAVPVIADMLKAARDSGTLVIYANDNFGDWRSHHGEIVEAALAGARPDLVEPLLPDENALFVVKARHSIFYETPLPYLLHQLDAGHLVLTGQVTEQCILYSALDAHIRHLDLTIPEDGVAHIHADLADAALRMTERNMGARVCASEDIDL
- a CDS encoding HAD family hydrolase — encoded protein: MTRAALFDVDGTLVDTNYLHVTAWWEAFRQTGHTVAMPAIHRAIGLGSEDLVAHLLGPGRDRGQDADIAARHSTLYATHFERLAPVEGAVDLLRALAGQGWTIVLATSASGPELAALRRALDADDVISGTAASDDVDTGKPAPDPIRHALDIAGAAGEEAVYIGDSVWDMKAATRASVPAIGLLSGGIPAADLEAAGAVEIHDTPAALLGRLDTSVLTRMRS
- a CDS encoding LLM class F420-dependent oxidoreductase; the encoded protein is MVQFGYTMMTEQSGPRALVADVVAAEEAGFDFSVTSDHYFPWLASQGHAPYAWSVLGAAAQATTRIPLMTYVTCPTTRYHPAVVAQKAATLQLLSEGRFRLGLGSGESLNEHVVGGGRPDARVRLDKLEEAVEIIKALLSGGYVNHHGAHFDVENAKLWDLPDVAVPLGVAVSGDRSCEIAGRLADLVIATEPKEELLTDFDRHGGGGKPRVGQIPVCYDTDRDAAVERAHDQFRWCVGGWKVNSELPGPSAFEQATQYVRPDDIAHAVPCGDDVGQFVEAVRPFVDAGFTEVALVQIGGDHQKPFIDWAREKLLPALRAM
- a CDS encoding DUF6328 family protein, with protein sequence MDNGRVGVGGNGAREGRDETTEERADRRWTELLQELRVAQTGVQILFGFLLAVVFQPRFTTLPEADRTIYVVTVLLGSATAAALIGPVCFHRLLTGRHLKPETVVWASRLTLLGLVLLFCTMCSALLLIMRVALHNQLALWLVGGMALWSFVCWFVFPAWALARSANGRSAADSASASDSASDSVSDSVSDSVSDSGDGK
- a CDS encoding plasmid stabilization protein, yielding MPAGSSPKRERQYEHVKESAEKRGTSEKRAKEIAARTVNKERARSGESKTASRTSTRDPKSASQRGGERSHKGAQGRTKDQLYEEAKKKNIEGRSTMNKEQLLKAVSR